Proteins from one Ramlibacter sp. PS4R-6 genomic window:
- a CDS encoding xanthine dehydrogenase family protein molybdopterin-binding subunit: MKRRTWLLGAAGAGGVLLVGWGVMPARSRLGGASSMAPGETDVALNGWIKIATDGGVVLAMPRSEMGQGVHTALPMLAAEELDVPLAVIRIEPAGPEKIYGNVANILGFLPFHPIEEESEDGFARTKVRASRWIVGKVARELGINATGGSASVADAWDVVRQAAATARASLLGAASLQWRLPVEELVVRDGVISHASGKSASYGEMAKYASATPPGTVRLKEPKQWKVIGRSAPRLDVPAKVDGSAQFGLDVRLPGMKFAAIRLAPTIGGAPAAVDAAAALRMPGVERIVMLPPYAGSSAGFAVVGRSYWHAQRAAQAVDVRWDPRPAGTLDSPRIAQDLEAAVRGSSGFAFFSAGDVAQAEGQAARVVESWYSAPYLAHATMEPMNCTARVAGGKVEVWAPTQVPGLCREAAARVAGVSEADVTVHVTLLGGGFGRRLEVDYVAYAVRVALDCGGAPVQLVWSREEDMAHDFYRPMQVARVRAALDAKGQATSLNIKSAGDAISPRWIARTLPALAGPVDVPDKTTAEGLFDQPYAFANQRMEHVATRAGIPVGFWRSVGHSHNAFITESFIDELAAQARRDPLDFRRQLLGHAARHLAVLNLAAEKAGWGTPLPAGRARGVALHESFGTVVAQVAEVSLEGGTPRVHRVVCAVDCGIVVNPNIVAQQMESSVVFALSAALHGRIDIHEGAVRQRNFTDYPLVRLAHAPRVETWLVPSQRPPAGVGEPGVPPLAPAVANALFALTGRRARSLPLAA; the protein is encoded by the coding sequence GTGAAGCGACGCACCTGGCTCCTGGGTGCGGCCGGCGCGGGCGGCGTGCTGCTCGTCGGCTGGGGCGTGATGCCGGCGCGCTCGCGTCTGGGTGGCGCATCGTCGATGGCACCGGGCGAGACCGATGTCGCGCTCAATGGCTGGATCAAGATCGCGACGGATGGGGGCGTGGTGCTGGCGATGCCGCGCAGCGAGATGGGGCAAGGCGTGCACACAGCGCTGCCGATGCTCGCCGCCGAGGAACTGGACGTGCCGCTGGCGGTGATCCGCATCGAACCGGCGGGGCCCGAGAAGATCTACGGCAACGTCGCCAACATCCTGGGGTTCCTGCCTTTTCATCCGATCGAGGAGGAAAGCGAAGACGGCTTCGCGCGCACGAAGGTCAGGGCCTCGCGCTGGATCGTCGGCAAGGTCGCGCGCGAACTCGGGATCAACGCGACAGGCGGCTCCGCGAGCGTCGCAGACGCCTGGGACGTCGTGCGCCAGGCTGCGGCGACGGCGCGCGCGTCGCTGTTGGGCGCGGCCTCGCTGCAGTGGCGCCTTCCCGTCGAGGAGCTCGTGGTGCGCGACGGCGTGATCTCGCACGCCTCGGGCAAGTCGGCGAGCTACGGCGAAATGGCGAAATACGCCTCGGCCACGCCGCCGGGGACGGTGCGCCTGAAAGAGCCGAAGCAATGGAAGGTGATCGGGCGGTCGGCGCCGCGGCTCGACGTGCCGGCGAAGGTGGATGGTTCGGCGCAATTCGGCCTGGACGTGCGGTTGCCCGGCATGAAGTTCGCCGCGATCCGCCTGGCACCGACGATCGGCGGCGCACCGGCGGCCGTCGACGCGGCGGCCGCCCTGCGGATGCCCGGCGTCGAACGCATCGTGATGTTGCCGCCGTATGCGGGGTCGAGCGCGGGCTTTGCGGTGGTCGGCCGCAGCTACTGGCATGCGCAGCGCGCGGCGCAGGCGGTGGACGTGCGCTGGGACCCGCGGCCGGCGGGCACGCTGGACTCCCCCCGCATCGCGCAGGACCTGGAAGCAGCCGTGCGCGGGTCGTCCGGGTTCGCATTCTTCTCGGCTGGCGACGTCGCGCAGGCGGAAGGGCAGGCGGCCCGCGTCGTCGAGTCGTGGTACTCGGCGCCGTACCTGGCGCACGCCACGATGGAGCCGATGAATTGCACCGCCCGCGTTGCGGGCGGGAAGGTGGAAGTCTGGGCACCCACGCAAGTGCCGGGGCTGTGCCGTGAAGCTGCGGCGCGCGTGGCCGGCGTGAGCGAAGCGGACGTGACGGTGCACGTGACCTTGTTGGGAGGCGGCTTCGGGCGCCGGCTCGAAGTCGACTATGTGGCCTATGCGGTGCGCGTTGCGCTGGATTGCGGCGGCGCGCCGGTGCAACTGGTGTGGTCGCGCGAGGAGGACATGGCGCACGACTTCTACCGCCCGATGCAGGTCGCCCGCGTGCGCGCCGCGCTCGATGCGAAGGGGCAGGCAACGAGCCTGAACATCAAGTCGGCCGGCGACGCGATCTCGCCGCGCTGGATCGCGCGGACACTGCCTGCGCTCGCGGGACCGGTCGACGTGCCCGACAAGACGACGGCGGAGGGCTTGTTCGACCAGCCCTACGCCTTCGCGAACCAGCGCATGGAACACGTGGCCACGCGCGCCGGCATCCCCGTGGGCTTCTGGCGCTCGGTCGGACACTCCCACAACGCATTCATCACCGAGTCCTTCATCGACGAATTGGCGGCGCAGGCGCGCCGCGATCCCCTGGACTTCCGACGGCAACTGCTGGGCCATGCGGCGAGGCACCTGGCCGTGCTCAACCTGGCCGCAGAGAAAGCCGGCTGGGGCACGCCGCTTCCCGCCGGCCGCGCGCGCGGCGTGGCGCTGCACGAGTCCTTCGGCACGGTTGTCGCGCAGGTCGCCGAGGTCTCGCTGGAAGGGGGTACGCCGCGCGTTCACCGTGTCGTGTGCGCCGTCGATTGCGGCATCGTCGTCAATCCCAACATCGTGGCCCAGCAGATGGAAAGCTCGGTGGTGTTCGCCCTTTCCGCGGCGCTGCACGGGCGCATCGACATCCATGAAGGGGCCGTGCGACAGCGCAACTTCACCGACTACCCGCTGGTCCGTCTGGCTCACGCGCCAAGGGTGGAAACGTGGCTCGTGCCGAGCCAGCGGCCACCGGCCGGCGTCGGCGAACCGGGTGTGCCGCCGCTGGCCCCCGCCGTGGCCAACGCCCTGTTCGCGTTGACCGGTCGCAGGGCCCGCTCGCTGCCTTTGGCGGCCTGA
- a CDS encoding (2Fe-2S)-binding protein, with product MDLHINGRPHAVEAEPDMPLLWALRDLLGLTGTKFGCGVAACGACTVRVEGQPVRSCATPLASVAGKKIQTIEALGAPGKPHPLQAAWIAEQVPQCGYCQSGMLMAAAALLEKTPKPTDAQIDEAITNLCRCGTYQRVRVAIKRAAGIKA from the coding sequence GTGGACTTGCACATCAACGGTCGGCCGCACGCGGTCGAGGCCGAACCCGACATGCCGCTGCTGTGGGCGCTGCGCGACCTGCTGGGCCTGACGGGCACGAAGTTCGGCTGCGGTGTGGCCGCCTGCGGCGCGTGCACCGTGCGCGTGGAAGGCCAGCCGGTGCGCTCCTGCGCGACGCCGCTCGCCAGCGTCGCGGGCAAGAAGATCCAGACGATCGAGGCGCTTGGCGCGCCGGGCAAGCCGCACCCCCTGCAGGCCGCGTGGATCGCCGAACAGGTGCCGCAATGCGGCTATTGCCAGAGCGGCATGCTGATGGCCGCCGCGGCGCTGCTCGAGAAGACGCCGAAGCCGACCGATGCGCAGATCGACGAGGCGATCACCAACCTGTGCCGCTGCGGCACCTACCAGCGCGTGCGCGTCGCGATCAAGCGGGCCGCGGGGATCAAGGCGTGA
- a CDS encoding ATP-binding cassette domain-containing protein → MAVITLLDAQLAYGDAPLLAHADFALEGGERVGLIGRNGAGKSSLLKILAGLERVDDGVLQLQQGLAVAYVAQEPVLDPASTVFDAVRGALADLLALIDDYTHGRGDHDELQRGIEARSGWTWEQRVNETLQRLHLDATARIGDLSGGTKKRVALAQALVRRPDVLLLDEPTNHLDVDSIEWLEELLVAFRGSVVTITHDRTFLDRVATRIVELDRGQLRSYPGNFSRYREQKESQLAQEAVVNAKSDKLLAQEEVWVRKGVEARRTRAQGRIARLERLRATRAARREALGSVRLDVATGLPSGKIVAELANVTKSFGAKTVVRNFTSTILRGDKVGLIGPNGAGKTTLLRLMLGELAPDAGKIRQGANLQVAYFDQMREALDPDATLEDFISPGSEWIEIGRQRKHVKSYLGDFLFSPSRSTSPVRSLSGGERNRLLLARLFARPANVLVMDEPTNDLDIDTLELLEDLLQAYDGTVFLVSHDRSFLDNVVTSTIVFEGEGLWREYEGGVEDWLTQSRRARALAPTPAPPPTPAKAPPARAAAAKRKLSYKEQRELEALPALIDTLEAEQKAIHEQLADGSLFAKDAQQAAALLQRSAQIEEELLEALERWEKLGSTPS, encoded by the coding sequence ATGGCCGTCATCACCCTGCTCGATGCGCAACTCGCCTATGGCGATGCGCCGCTGCTGGCCCACGCCGATTTCGCGCTGGAAGGCGGCGAGCGCGTCGGCCTGATCGGCCGCAATGGCGCGGGCAAGTCATCGCTGCTGAAAATCCTCGCCGGGCTGGAGCGCGTCGACGACGGCGTCCTGCAGCTGCAGCAAGGGCTTGCCGTCGCCTACGTCGCCCAGGAACCCGTGCTCGACCCCGCCAGCACGGTCTTCGACGCGGTGCGTGGCGCGCTGGCCGACCTGCTGGCGCTGATCGACGATTACACGCACGGCCGCGGCGACCACGACGAGCTGCAGCGCGGGATCGAGGCGCGCAGCGGCTGGACATGGGAGCAGCGCGTCAACGAGACGCTGCAGCGCCTGCACCTCGACGCCACGGCACGCATCGGCGACCTGTCCGGCGGGACGAAGAAGCGCGTCGCGCTCGCGCAGGCGCTGGTGCGCCGCCCCGACGTGCTGCTGCTGGACGAGCCGACCAACCACCTCGACGTCGATTCGATCGAGTGGCTCGAAGAGTTGCTGGTCGCCTTCCGCGGCAGCGTCGTGACGATCACGCACGACCGCACCTTCCTCGACCGCGTCGCGACGCGCATCGTCGAGCTGGACCGCGGCCAGCTGCGCTCCTACCCCGGCAACTTCTCGCGCTACCGCGAGCAGAAGGAATCCCAGCTCGCGCAGGAAGCGGTGGTCAACGCCAAGTCCGACAAGTTGCTGGCGCAGGAAGAAGTGTGGGTGCGCAAGGGCGTGGAGGCGCGGCGCACGCGGGCGCAAGGCCGCATCGCGCGCCTCGAGCGCCTGCGCGCCACGCGGGCAGCCAGGCGCGAGGCGCTGGGCAGCGTCAGGCTCGACGTCGCGACGGGGCTGCCCAGCGGCAAGATCGTGGCCGAGCTCGCCAACGTGACGAAATCCTTCGGCGCGAAGACGGTGGTGCGCAACTTCACGTCCACCATCCTGCGCGGCGACAAGGTCGGCCTGATCGGGCCCAACGGCGCCGGCAAGACGACGCTGCTGCGCCTGATGCTGGGCGAGCTGGCGCCCGATGCGGGCAAGATTCGCCAGGGCGCGAACCTGCAGGTGGCCTACTTCGACCAGATGCGCGAGGCGCTCGACCCCGACGCGACGCTGGAGGATTTCATCAGCCCCGGCAGCGAGTGGATCGAGATCGGCCGCCAGCGCAAGCACGTCAAGAGCTACCTCGGCGACTTCCTCTTCTCGCCATCGCGCTCGACGTCGCCGGTGCGCTCGCTGTCCGGTGGCGAGCGCAACCGCTTGCTGCTGGCACGCCTGTTCGCGCGCCCGGCCAACGTGCTGGTGATGGACGAGCCGACGAACGACCTGGACATCGACACGCTCGAACTGCTCGAGGACCTGCTGCAGGCCTACGACGGCACCGTCTTCCTGGTCAGCCACGACCGCAGCTTCCTGGACAACGTGGTCACCAGCACGATCGTCTTCGAAGGCGAAGGCCTGTGGCGCGAATACGAAGGCGGCGTCGAGGATTGGCTGACGCAATCGCGGCGCGCGCGGGCGCTGGCTCCCACGCCTGCGCCGCCGCCAACGCCGGCCAAGGCGCCGCCCGCGCGCGCTGCCGCCGCGAAGCGCAAGCTGAGCTACAAGGAACAGCGCGAGCTCGAAGCCCTCCCTGCGCTGATCGACACGCTCGAAGCCGAGCAGAAGGCGATCCACGAGCAGCTGGCGGACGGCAGCCTGTTCGCCAAGGATGCGCAGCAGGCTGCCGCGCTGTTGCAACGCAGCGCGCAGATCGAGGAAGAGCTGCTCGAAGCGCTGGAACGCTGGGAAAAGCTGGGCAGCACGCCGTCTTGA
- a CDS encoding phospholipase D family protein: MTLGHLVRRFLFAVVLAAWAVGCASLPANVDRKPSQALGTPEQTALGQFVAQRRAQDRGRSDSGFVLLDTIELAYESRLALIRNAQRTLDLQYYAIHADGSTETLLEALRAAAQRGVRVRVLLDDFNTVGKDAQVLNLAFVPNVEMRLFNPLPGSRESLVTRLVGSLHDSARIAKRMHNKMFIADNAIGITGGRNLGDAYFGVDGKSNFVDLDVLAAGRVVRDMSASFDHFWNDDLAYPMQTLVSPADLERLRKGPDGKDAPDGPLKAAAAAEPPKQKGSVMPDVAPATPARADPQSFDLRNLRFTWAPSALLMDKPGKIDRDDDEVNAGDTVVDGLLALMDGAKQDILIVSPYFVPGKAMVERFRKMKERGVRVRVLTNSLASNDAPAAHVGYARYRKDLLAAGVELHEMRAALAGASGGTGGGSGIGSAGGGSKGNTSRASLHTKAVMIDGRLAVIGSMNLDLRSQTKNSEAGLVIRSAALAGAATQVIDAMIQRGSYRVVARADGGLLWQAPPGADYKDSFTEPEATAKQRLLAGIIAPFAPDEML; the protein is encoded by the coding sequence ATGACTCTGGGCCACCTCGTGCGTCGCTTTCTCTTCGCTGTCGTGCTCGCGGCATGGGCCGTGGGCTGCGCGAGCCTGCCCGCGAACGTCGACCGCAAACCCTCGCAAGCGCTTGGCACCCCGGAGCAGACGGCGCTCGGCCAGTTCGTCGCGCAGCGGCGTGCGCAGGACCGCGGCCGCAGCGACTCGGGCTTCGTGCTGCTGGACACGATCGAGTTGGCCTACGAAAGCCGCCTCGCGCTCATCCGCAACGCGCAACGGACGCTGGACCTGCAGTACTACGCGATCCACGCCGACGGCAGCACCGAGACCCTGCTCGAAGCCTTGCGCGCAGCGGCGCAGCGCGGCGTGCGCGTGCGTGTGTTGCTGGACGACTTCAACACGGTGGGCAAGGACGCGCAGGTGCTCAACCTGGCCTTCGTGCCCAACGTGGAGATGCGCCTGTTCAACCCCTTGCCGGGTTCGCGCGAATCGCTTGTCACGCGGCTGGTCGGCTCGCTCCACGACAGCGCGCGCATCGCCAAGCGCATGCACAACAAGATGTTCATCGCGGACAACGCCATCGGCATCACCGGCGGCCGCAACCTCGGCGACGCGTATTTCGGCGTGGACGGCAAGAGCAACTTCGTCGACCTGGACGTGCTGGCCGCGGGCCGCGTCGTGCGCGACATGTCGGCGAGCTTCGACCATTTCTGGAACGACGACCTGGCATACCCGATGCAGACCCTCGTGTCGCCGGCCGACCTCGAGCGGCTGCGCAAGGGGCCCGATGGCAAGGACGCGCCCGACGGACCGTTGAAGGCCGCCGCGGCCGCCGAGCCGCCGAAGCAGAAGGGCAGCGTCATGCCGGACGTGGCGCCTGCAACGCCGGCGCGTGCCGACCCCCAATCCTTCGACCTGCGCAACCTGCGCTTCACCTGGGCGCCGTCCGCGCTGCTCATGGACAAGCCGGGCAAGATCGACCGCGACGACGATGAAGTGAATGCCGGCGACACCGTGGTCGACGGCCTGCTGGCCCTGATGGACGGCGCGAAGCAGGACATCCTGATCGTGTCGCCCTACTTCGTGCCCGGCAAGGCGATGGTCGAGCGCTTCCGCAAGATGAAGGAACGCGGCGTGCGCGTGCGCGTGCTGACGAACTCGCTCGCGTCGAACGACGCGCCCGCCGCCCACGTCGGCTACGCGCGTTACCGCAAGGACCTGCTGGCAGCCGGCGTCGAGCTGCACGAGATGCGCGCCGCCTTGGCCGGCGCGTCCGGCGGGACCGGCGGCGGCTCGGGCATCGGCTCGGCCGGCGGCGGCTCCAAGGGCAACACGTCGCGCGCCAGCCTGCACACCAAGGCCGTGATGATCGACGGGCGGCTGGCGGTGATCGGGTCGATGAACCTCGACCTGCGCTCGCAGACCAAGAACAGCGAGGCGGGACTGGTGATCCGCAGCGCGGCGCTGGCCGGCGCGGCCACGCAGGTGATCGATGCCATGATCCAGCGCGGCTCCTACCGCGTGGTGGCGCGCGCGGACGGCGGGCTGCTCTGGCAGGCTCCGCCCGGTGCCGACTACAAGGACTCGTTCACCGAACCGGAAGCCACCGCCAAGCAGCGGCTGCTCGCCGGCATCATCGCGCCCTTCGCGCCGGACGAGATGCTCTAG
- a CDS encoding aminotransferase-like domain-containing protein codes for MLMKASSQSLTEQLSARFAQRIRDRLLAPGARLPSVRQCAQQQGVSPSTVVAAYDQLLAQGLVEARKNRGFFVRESRSETPAPAKPDVGALTAAAGFASTRPYAPIDATALIRGMFHKISHKPQPGMGVFPSEWLESTFMPAAVRKVTHTCTLQEFSLQYGEPKGDSGLRRVLSQKLTALNIHAAPENIITTVGATHALDIVSRTLLRAGDHVMVEEPGWAVEFARLHALGMRLLPVPRRPDGPDLEVMARYCEVHQPKLYVSVSVFHNPTGYCLTPGSAHRVLQLANAHDFHIVEDDTYSHIAPEHATRLCALDGLQRTIHVSGFAKILAPNWRVGFLAAHPSLIEQLLDTKLLATLTTPALLEKALALCIEQGQLRRHAERIRTRLDAARSRSVKLALAAGCTFAAEPAGLFGWVDTGVDSDALAQRMLDEGYLLAPGALFHADRKPSTLMRINFATTQDAAFWKKYAEVVRTMR; via the coding sequence ATGCTGATGAAGGCCTCGTCGCAATCGCTCACCGAGCAGCTGTCGGCGCGCTTCGCGCAGCGCATCCGGGACCGCTTGCTGGCGCCGGGCGCGCGGCTCCCCTCCGTCCGCCAATGCGCGCAGCAGCAGGGCGTGAGCCCGTCGACGGTGGTGGCCGCATACGACCAGCTGCTGGCGCAGGGCCTGGTGGAGGCGCGCAAGAACCGCGGCTTCTTCGTCCGCGAGAGCCGGTCGGAGACGCCCGCGCCCGCGAAGCCCGACGTCGGCGCGCTCACCGCCGCCGCCGGCTTCGCGTCCACGCGGCCGTACGCGCCGATCGACGCGACAGCGCTGATCCGCGGCATGTTCCACAAGATCAGCCACAAGCCGCAGCCGGGCATGGGCGTGTTCCCGTCGGAGTGGCTCGAGTCGACCTTCATGCCGGCGGCGGTGCGCAAGGTGACGCACACGTGCACGTTGCAGGAGTTCTCGCTGCAGTACGGCGAGCCGAAGGGCGACAGTGGCTTGAGGCGCGTGCTGTCGCAAAAGCTCACCGCGCTGAACATCCATGCCGCGCCGGAAAACATCATCACGACGGTCGGCGCCACGCACGCGCTCGACATCGTGAGCCGCACGCTGCTGCGCGCGGGCGACCATGTGATGGTGGAAGAGCCCGGCTGGGCCGTGGAGTTCGCGCGGCTGCACGCGCTGGGCATGCGGCTGCTGCCGGTGCCGCGGCGGCCCGACGGGCCCGACCTGGAGGTGATGGCGCGCTACTGCGAGGTGCACCAGCCCAAGCTGTACGTGAGCGTGAGCGTCTTCCACAACCCCACGGGCTACTGCCTCACGCCCGGCAGCGCGCACCGCGTGCTGCAACTGGCGAACGCGCACGACTTCCACATCGTCGAGGACGACACGTACAGCCACATCGCGCCGGAACATGCGACGCGCCTGTGCGCGCTCGACGGCCTGCAGCGCACGATCCACGTCAGCGGCTTTGCCAAGATCCTCGCGCCGAACTGGCGGGTGGGCTTCCTCGCCGCGCACCCGTCGCTGATCGAGCAGCTGCTCGACACCAAGCTGCTGGCCACGCTGACCACGCCGGCGCTGCTGGAAAAGGCGCTGGCGCTGTGCATCGAGCAGGGCCAGCTGCGCCGCCACGCCGAGCGCATCCGCACCCGGCTGGACGCGGCGCGCAGCCGCAGCGTGAAGCTCGCGCTCGCCGCGGGCTGCACGTTCGCGGCGGAACCCGCGGGCCTGTTCGGCTGGGTCGATACCGGCGTGGACAGCGACGCGTTGGCGCAGCGCATGCTCGACGAGGGCTACCTGCTCGCGCCCGGCGCCTTGTTCCACGCCGATCGCAAGCCGTCCACGCTGATGCGCATCAACTTCGCGACGACGCAGGACGCCGCGTTCTGGAAGAAGTACGCCGAAGTCGTGCGGACGATGCGCTAG
- a CDS encoding aminotransferase-like domain-containing protein has translation MKLNDLKHTHWQLARRAEKMNPSVIREILKVTERPGIISFAGGLPSPQTFPISEFAQACDKVLADDGRGALQYAASEGYAPLREAVARMLPWEVDPAQVLITTGSQQGLDLVAKVLVDAGSRILVETPTYLGALQAFTPMEPEIVGVPSDAEGVDVERLGALSKDARFLYVLPNFQNPTGRTMSEARRSALAQRAAELGLPLVEDNPYGDLWFDAPPPAPLSARHPDGCIYLGSFSKVLAPGLRLGYVVAPRAIFPKLLQAKQAADLHSPGFNQRMVAEVMKDGFLDRHVPTIRALYKSQRDAMLAALQREMQGLDVQWNTPDGGMFLWARLPAGMSAIELLPRAVEKNVAFVPGAPFYAQEPDLRALRLSFVTATHEQIDRGIAALAQAIREQARC, from the coding sequence ATGAAACTGAACGACCTGAAGCACACGCACTGGCAACTCGCGCGCCGCGCCGAGAAGATGAACCCCTCGGTGATCCGCGAGATCCTGAAGGTCACCGAGCGCCCGGGCATCATCAGCTTCGCCGGCGGCCTGCCGTCGCCCCAGACCTTCCCGATCTCGGAGTTCGCGCAGGCGTGCGACAAGGTGCTGGCCGACGACGGCCGCGGCGCGCTGCAGTACGCCGCCAGCGAAGGCTACGCGCCGCTGCGCGAAGCGGTGGCGCGCATGCTGCCGTGGGAAGTCGACCCCGCGCAGGTGCTCATCACCACCGGCTCGCAGCAGGGGCTGGACCTCGTCGCCAAGGTCCTGGTCGACGCCGGCTCGCGCATCCTGGTCGAGACGCCGACCTACCTGGGCGCGCTGCAGGCTTTCACGCCGATGGAGCCCGAGATCGTCGGCGTGCCCAGCGATGCGGAAGGCGTGGACGTCGAGCGCCTGGGTGCGCTGTCGAAGGACGCGCGCTTCCTCTACGTGCTGCCCAACTTCCAGAACCCGACCGGGCGCACCATGTCCGAAGCGCGGCGTTCGGCGCTCGCGCAGCGTGCCGCGGAACTCGGCCTGCCCCTGGTGGAAGACAACCCCTATGGCGACCTGTGGTTCGATGCGCCGCCGCCGGCCCCGCTATCCGCGCGGCATCCGGACGGTTGCATCTACCTCGGCTCCTTCTCCAAGGTGCTCGCCCCCGGCCTGCGCCTGGGCTATGTCGTTGCGCCGCGCGCGATCTTCCCGAAGCTGCTGCAGGCCAAGCAGGCCGCCGACCTGCACAGCCCCGGCTTCAACCAGCGCATGGTGGCCGAGGTCATGAAGGACGGCTTCCTCGACCGCCACGTGCCGACGATCCGCGCGCTGTACAAGTCGCAGCGCGATGCGATGTTGGCGGCGCTGCAGCGCGAAATGCAAGGCCTGGACGTGCAATGGAACACGCCCGATGGCGGCATGTTCCTCTGGGCGCGGCTGCCCGCGGGCATGAGCGCGATCGAGCTGCTGCCGCGCGCCGTGGAAAAGAACGTCGCCTTCGTGCCGGGCGCGCCTTTCTACGCGCAGGAGCCCGACCTGCGGGCGCTGCGCCTGTCTTTCGTCACCGCCACGCACGAGCAGATCGACCGCGGCATCGCTGCGCTCGCGCAAGCCATCCGGGAGCAGGCGCGATGCTGA
- a CDS encoding glutathione S-transferase family protein — MLKIWGRISSINVRKVVLTTQWLGLPFERTDAGHEFGVVKTPQYLAMNPNALVPTIEDDGFQLYESNVIVRYLCAKHAQKGLYPQDLRTRFDAERWMDWQQTTLNPAGRNAFVQLLRTPPEKRQQALIDESIAATEPLLRTLDAHLARQPFMAGDTFTMADIPIACEIHRWRGTPVSQIELPHVDRWYAGIRANAASRGVLDLTLS, encoded by the coding sequence ATGCTGAAGATCTGGGGCCGCATCTCCTCGATCAACGTGCGCAAGGTGGTGCTCACCACGCAGTGGCTGGGCCTGCCCTTCGAGCGCACCGACGCCGGGCACGAGTTCGGCGTCGTGAAGACGCCCCAGTACCTGGCGATGAACCCGAACGCGCTGGTGCCCACCATCGAGGACGACGGCTTCCAGCTGTACGAGTCGAACGTGATCGTGCGCTACCTGTGCGCGAAGCATGCGCAGAAGGGCCTCTACCCGCAGGACCTGCGCACCCGCTTCGACGCCGAGCGCTGGATGGACTGGCAGCAGACGACGCTGAACCCCGCCGGCCGCAATGCCTTCGTGCAGCTCCTGCGCACGCCGCCGGAGAAACGCCAGCAGGCGCTCATCGACGAATCGATCGCCGCGACCGAGCCGCTGCTGCGCACGCTCGACGCGCACCTCGCCAGGCAGCCGTTCATGGCCGGCGACACGTTCACGATGGCCGACATCCCCATCGCGTGCGAGATCCATCGCTGGCGCGGCACGCCCGTGTCGCAGATCGAGCTGCCCCACGTCGACCGCTGGTACGCGGGCATCCGCGCGAACGCAGCCTCGCGCGGCGTCCTCGACCTGACCCTTTCGTGA
- a CDS encoding PhzF family phenazine biosynthesis protein, with the protein MQKRAFKQVDVFTAEAYRGNPLAVVLDGTGLSDDQMQHFAHWTKLSETTFLLPPTTDAADYRVRIFTPGGELPFAGHPTLGTCHAWLQAGGKAKRRDLIVQECKQGLVNLRRDGARLAFAAPVSKRTAPGPAALAQVATALGLKAEAILAARTLDNGPVWLTLFVEDPNTVLALEPDHAQLRAHGHKVGVAARYANARDGEPMLEVRAFADPVGIPEDPVTGSLNASLAQWLIDDGLMPARYLAAQGTRLDRAGRVHVERDDHGQVWVGGETVSCIEGTVLL; encoded by the coding sequence ATGCAGAAACGCGCCTTCAAGCAAGTCGACGTCTTCACCGCCGAGGCCTACCGCGGCAACCCGCTGGCCGTGGTGCTCGACGGCACCGGCCTGTCCGACGACCAGATGCAGCACTTCGCGCACTGGACCAAACTGTCGGAGACCACCTTCCTGCTGCCGCCGACCACCGATGCGGCCGACTACCGCGTGCGCATCTTCACGCCCGGCGGCGAGCTGCCTTTCGCGGGCCATCCCACGCTCGGCACCTGCCACGCCTGGCTGCAGGCCGGCGGCAAGGCCAAGCGCCGCGACCTGATCGTGCAGGAGTGCAAGCAAGGGCTGGTGAACCTGCGCCGCGACGGCGCGCGCCTGGCTTTCGCCGCGCCGGTGTCCAAGCGCACCGCGCCCGGCCCCGCCGCGCTCGCTCAGGTTGCCACCGCGCTCGGCCTGAAAGCGGAGGCCATTCTCGCCGCGCGCACGCTCGACAACGGCCCGGTGTGGCTGACGCTTTTCGTCGAGGACCCGAACACCGTGCTGGCGCTCGAGCCCGACCATGCGCAGTTGCGCGCGCACGGCCACAAGGTCGGCGTCGCGGCGCGCTACGCCAATGCGCGCGACGGGGAGCCGATGCTCGAAGTGCGCGCCTTCGCCGATCCGGTCGGCATCCCGGAAGACCCTGTAACGGGCAGCCTCAACGCCAGCCTGGCGCAATGGCTGATCGATGACGGCCTCATGCCCGCGCGCTACCTTGCGGCGCAAGGCACGCGCCTGGACCGCGCCGGCCGCGTGCACGTCGAGCGCGACGACCACGGGCAGGTCTGGGTCGGCGGCGAGACGGTGAGCTGCATCGAAGGCACGGTGCTGCTGTGA